Proteins from a single region of Chryseobacterium sp. W4I1:
- the ftsZ gene encoding cell division protein FtsZ encodes MENIGTQGFSFDLPKGNSSIIKVIGVGGGGNNALKHMYEKGIYGVDFVVCNTDAQTLDNNPVANKVQLGTTITEGLGAGADPEVGEKSAIESIEEIKASMGQNTKMVFITAGMGGGTGTGAAPVIAKVAKDMGILTVGIVTVPFSFEGKRRLEQAEIGLEKLRNNVDSLIVINNDKLRQQFGNLGFKQGFSKADEVLTNAAKGMAEVITGYFDVNIDFRDAKSVLQNSGTALMSTGIASGENKAEEAVKKALDSPLLNDNKITGAKNVLLLIRSGAEEVTMDEIGVIMDHIQKEAGNTADIIFGVGADEELGDSVSVLVIATGFSNDSKRFAGPTEKIRISLNDSLETPKASPFKTREERETSSESPRDFGGKHTFRLDDEDSDVPQFGMISSEKKMIVEEEIKTEIKFFDQQEDTQDNWRNEEESGEESYSLFSYDEEGEDPNDLEIESFKFDFDSKKDETPSTPASRPFSDDKPVEFSFFVNNNSSSNEPKTDFGQPKAEFSAPANAVTEIPVQALETFFQTRQEEPKTETKPAFEEKTEIEAPKHAESEFTFVNKAVDQERIVERRNKLKEFNSRYQSFDSTSEFESVPAFKRKNISIDGTNASDQNINTYLSDNNGNMQVRENRFLNKDVD; translated from the coding sequence ATGGAAAATATAGGTACACAAGGATTTTCATTTGATTTACCAAAAGGAAATTCATCCATCATAAAAGTAATCGGTGTAGGCGGCGGCGGAAACAATGCCCTGAAACACATGTACGAAAAAGGTATTTACGGAGTAGATTTCGTGGTCTGTAATACCGATGCCCAGACTTTAGATAATAACCCCGTTGCCAACAAGGTACAGCTGGGAACTACCATTACAGAAGGTCTTGGTGCCGGTGCAGATCCTGAAGTAGGAGAAAAATCTGCTATCGAAAGTATTGAAGAGATCAAAGCATCTATGGGTCAGAATACCAAAATGGTATTTATTACGGCCGGAATGGGTGGTGGTACTGGTACAGGAGCAGCTCCCGTTATTGCTAAAGTAGCCAAAGATATGGGAATTCTAACGGTAGGTATCGTTACCGTTCCTTTCAGCTTTGAGGGTAAAAGAAGACTTGAACAAGCCGAAATAGGTCTTGAAAAACTAAGAAATAATGTTGATTCACTGATTGTGATCAATAATGATAAACTGAGACAGCAATTTGGAAACCTTGGATTCAAGCAGGGATTCTCAAAGGCCGATGAAGTTTTAACCAATGCAGCCAAAGGAATGGCAGAAGTTATTACCGGTTACTTTGATGTAAACATTGACTTTAGAGATGCTAAATCTGTGCTTCAGAACTCCGGAACAGCTTTGATGTCTACAGGAATCGCTTCAGGCGAGAACAAAGCCGAAGAAGCCGTTAAAAAAGCATTAGATTCTCCGTTATTGAATGATAACAAGATCACCGGTGCTAAAAATGTTCTTCTATTGATCAGAAGTGGTGCTGAAGAAGTAACCATGGACGAGATCGGGGTGATTATGGATCATATCCAGAAAGAAGCAGGAAATACCGCTGATATTATTTTCGGGGTCGGTGCTGATGAGGAATTAGGAGATTCTGTAAGCGTTCTTGTGATCGCAACAGGTTTTTCAAATGACAGCAAAAGATTTGCAGGTCCTACGGAAAAGATCAGAATCAGTCTTAATGACAGTCTTGAAACTCCAAAAGCCTCTCCTTTTAAAACAAGAGAAGAAAGAGAAACCTCTTCTGAATCACCTCGTGATTTCGGAGGAAAACATACGTTCAGACTGGATGATGAAGACAGTGATGTTCCGCAATTCGGCATGATCTCTTCAGAAAAAAAAATGATCGTTGAAGAAGAAATTAAAACAGAAATAAAATTCTTTGACCAACAGGAAGATACACAGGATAACTGGAGAAACGAAGAAGAATCCGGGGAAGAGTCTTACAGCCTGTTCTCTTACGATGAAGAAGGAGAAGATCCTAATGATCTCGAAATTGAATCTTTTAAATTTGATTTCGATTCAAAAAAAGATGAAACTCCGTCTACACCTGCCAGCAGACCTTTCTCAGACGATAAACCTGTTGAATTCAGTTTCTTTGTTAATAATAACTCTTCATCCAATGAGCCTAAGACAGATTTCGGACAGCCAAAAGCAGAATTTTCTGCTCCAGCCAATGCTGTAACTGAAATCCCGGTTCAGGCTCTTGAAACATTCTTTCAGACAAGACAGGAAGAACCGAAAACTGAAACAAAACCAGCCTTTGAGGAAAAAACAGAAATTGAAGCTCCAAAACATGCAGAATCTGAGTTCACTTTTGTGAACAAAGCCGTTGATCAGGAAAGAATTGTGGAGAGAAGAAATAAATTAAAAGAATTCAATTCACGTTATCAAAGCTTTGACAGCACAAGCGAATTTGAATCTGTCCCGGCTTTCAAAAGAAAAAATATCTCTATTGATGGAACCAATGCCTCAGATCAGAACATCAACACGTACCTTTCTGACAACAATGGGAACATGCAGGTAAGAGAGAACAGATTTTTAAATAAAGACGTAGACTAA
- a CDS encoding GatB/YqeY domain-containing protein has protein sequence MSLENTITEAIKTAMRAKDRVALDSLRAVKAQILNLHTEARGVEVSPEQEIAILQRMIKQRKDSFEQFSAQGRNDLAEVEEAQMKVIEQFLPKQLSPEELEAEIKNIISETGAESVKDLGKVMGAASKALAGKSDGKSISEMAKKLLS, from the coding sequence ATGAGTTTAGAAAATACAATAACCGAAGCTATTAAAACAGCGATGAGAGCGAAAGACAGAGTCGCTTTGGACTCTCTGAGAGCTGTAAAAGCTCAAATTTTAAATCTACACACTGAAGCGAGAGGAGTTGAAGTTTCTCCGGAGCAGGAAATTGCAATCCTTCAGAGAATGATTAAACAGCGTAAAGATTCTTTCGAGCAGTTTTCAGCACAGGGAAGAAATGACCTTGCAGAAGTTGAAGAGGCTCAGATGAAAGTAATCGAGCAGTTTCTTCCTAAACAATTAAGCCCGGAAGAACTGGAAGCAGAAATAAAAAATATTATTTCAGAAACTGGAGCTGAGTCTGTTAAAGACTTAGGTAAGGTGATGGGAGCTGCTTCAAAAGCATTAGCAGGAAAGTCAGATGGGAAAAGTATTTCCGAGATGGCTAAGAAGCTTCTTTCTTAA
- a CDS encoding BrxA/BrxB family bacilliredoxin → MYPTDLVMPMKAELTDKGFEDLTSPAQVEAALKQSGTTLLVINSVCGCAAGAARPGVVYSLTGDKKPDHLTTVFAGFDTEAVAEARKHLAPFPPSSPCVALFKDGELVHMLERHHIEGNPAGAIAANLQAAFDEYC, encoded by the coding sequence ATGTATCCAACAGATTTAGTAATGCCTATGAAGGCAGAACTTACAGATAAAGGTTTCGAAGATTTAACATCTCCAGCACAGGTAGAAGCGGCTTTAAAGCAGTCTGGAACCACTTTATTGGTAATCAATTCCGTTTGTGGATGTGCAGCAGGTGCTGCAAGACCAGGAGTTGTATATTCTTTGACAGGAGATAAAAAGCCAGATCATTTAACAACTGTTTTCGCAGGATTTGACACAGAAGCTGTAGCAGAGGCAAGAAAGCACCTTGCTCCATTCCCTCCAAGCTCTCCATGTGTGGCTCTTTTCAAGGACGGTGAATTGGTCCACATGCTGGAAAGACACCACATCGAAGGAAACCCTGCAGGCGCTATTGCAGCAAACCTTCAGGCTGCTTTTGATGAGTATTGCTAA
- a CDS encoding GH3 auxin-responsive promoter family protein, whose translation MATKALFNTVVNWFIRQRIDQIQNFMDHPIETQKGILFSQLFHAEDTEYGKTYGFNSISSYQDFKNKVPIVCYEDFEPYIEKARQGYKDVSWPGYIKHFAKSSGTTNAKSKFIPISTESLEYCHMKAGKDMVSIYANNHPENQLFTNKNLRLGGSSELHADFNTKFGDLSAILIDNLPFWVEITTTPSKKVSLMSEWESKLKAITSEVKNEDVGSILGVPSWMLVLLQRVIKETGNSSISELWPNLEVFFHGGISFKPYREQYRQIIGKNINYYEIYNASEGFFGIQDRSNSDEMLLMLDYGIFYEFIPMDQFHFSNPKVVSLEDVEVGKNYAMVITTNGGLWRYLIGDTVVFTSINPFRIKITGRTKHYINAFGEELMITNVESALSKACELTGASVADFTGAPVFMKENESGAHEWIFEFNHKPDDLDRFTDAFDQHLKKINSDYEAKRYNNLTLKRPIVHIAKPDLFYQWLESKGKLGGQNKVPRLSNDREYIDPLLELNGI comes from the coding sequence ATGGCAACAAAGGCACTTTTTAATACTGTCGTCAACTGGTTTATCCGTCAAAGGATAGATCAGATACAGAATTTCATGGACCATCCTATTGAAACTCAGAAAGGTATACTCTTTTCGCAGCTGTTTCATGCTGAGGATACGGAATATGGCAAAACCTATGGCTTCAACTCTATTTCGAGCTATCAGGACTTTAAAAACAAGGTTCCGATCGTTTGTTATGAAGATTTTGAACCTTATATTGAAAAAGCAAGGCAGGGCTATAAGGACGTCTCCTGGCCTGGATATATCAAGCATTTTGCAAAGTCTTCAGGAACCACCAATGCCAAAAGTAAATTTATTCCAATTTCTACAGAAAGCCTGGAGTATTGCCATATGAAAGCAGGAAAAGATATGGTTTCCATTTATGCCAATAATCATCCTGAAAACCAGCTTTTCACCAATAAGAACCTTCGGCTTGGAGGAAGCTCTGAGCTCCATGCGGATTTTAATACGAAGTTTGGAGATCTTTCAGCCATTTTAATTGATAACCTTCCTTTCTGGGTAGAAATTACGACAACTCCCAGTAAAAAGGTCTCCCTGATGTCTGAATGGGAAAGCAAGCTTAAAGCAATTACTTCGGAAGTGAAGAATGAGGATGTGGGAAGTATCCTTGGCGTACCAAGCTGGATGCTAGTGCTGCTTCAAAGGGTAATTAAAGAAACCGGCAACAGCAGCATTTCTGAGCTTTGGCCTAATTTAGAGGTCTTTTTTCACGGTGGAATCAGTTTTAAGCCCTACAGGGAGCAGTACCGACAGATCATCGGAAAAAACATCAATTACTACGAAATTTACAATGCTTCTGAAGGCTTCTTCGGAATCCAGGACAGATCGAACAGTGATGAAATGCTTCTGATGCTGGATTACGGTATTTTTTATGAATTTATCCCAATGGATCAGTTTCACTTTTCCAATCCGAAAGTGGTCAGCCTGGAAGATGTAGAAGTGGGGAAAAACTATGCAATGGTCATTACGACCAATGGTGGATTGTGGAGATACCTTATCGGAGATACGGTAGTATTCACGTCAATAAATCCTTTCAGAATAAAAATTACGGGAAGAACCAAGCATTACATCAATGCATTCGGGGAAGAACTTATGATCACGAATGTAGAATCTGCCCTTTCAAAGGCTTGTGAACTTACGGGAGCAAGTGTTGCTGATTTTACAGGTGCTCCTGTTTTTATGAAGGAAAATGAAAGTGGTGCTCACGAATGGATTTTTGAATTCAACCATAAACCCGATGATCTGGATCGTTTTACTGACGCCTTTGATCAGCATTTAAAGAAAATAAATTCGGATTATGAAGCTAAAAGATATAACAATCTGACGCTGAAAAGGCCGATCGTTCATATTGCAAAACCTGATCTTTTTTATCAATGGCTTGAATCTAAAGGAAAACTGGGAGGCCAGAACAAAGTTCCGAGATTGAGCAACGACAGAGAGTATATAGATCCATTGCTTGAACTTAACGGAATATAA
- a CDS encoding endonuclease/exonuclease/phosphatase family protein has product MKPSQLLLFVHIVVAVLLLCTLGNAWIPPNLLGGLNVLSLGFPYLIILYILLTLIWVIKRKKIAIAFVLGTFLFYNPVRRWVNFSPKTENLKTVRDIKVLTFNVKYGDFGWEKIKKYIKDQDADIILVQEKDTNRAIRRDMVKYPSVILKTKHKIIRQEKLIEESARGNSFYADVDINGKIIRVVNVYLEPFRLHKSMLQFDGFAKEGGKIATLFSHMTPTFKAHEDQIRKIRKVIDFSPYPVILAGDFNSVPNSYEYYNLGKDLQDAFLTVGNGISSSFHDYKVPLRIDYIFSSKSIIPLSYKVDQSVKLSDHYPVIAEFLLN; this is encoded by the coding sequence ATGAAGCCGAGCCAGTTATTACTTTTTGTTCATATCGTTGTCGCCGTTTTGCTGTTATGCACATTAGGTAATGCGTGGATTCCACCTAATCTTTTAGGAGGTCTTAATGTGCTTTCTCTAGGCTTTCCTTACCTGATAATTCTCTATATTCTTCTCACCTTGATTTGGGTAATAAAAAGAAAAAAGATAGCCATTGCTTTTGTACTGGGAACTTTTCTTTTTTACAATCCTGTAAGAAGATGGGTAAATTTTTCTCCAAAAACAGAAAATTTAAAGACGGTAAGAGATATCAAAGTACTTACGTTTAATGTGAAGTATGGAGATTTTGGATGGGAGAAAATCAAAAAATACATCAAGGACCAGGACGCTGATATTATTTTAGTTCAGGAAAAAGATACCAATAGAGCGATCAGACGGGATATGGTAAAATACCCTTCCGTTATTCTGAAGACAAAACATAAAATTATAAGACAGGAAAAGCTGATTGAAGAAAGTGCAAGAGGAAACTCTTTTTATGCAGATGTAGATATCAACGGGAAGATCATAAGAGTGGTTAATGTATATCTGGAGCCTTTCAGGTTGCATAAATCAATGCTTCAGTTTGATGGTTTTGCAAAAGAAGGTGGAAAAATTGCCACCCTTTTTTCTCACATGACTCCTACCTTTAAAGCCCACGAAGACCAGATCAGAAAGATCAGAAAAGTAATTGATTTTTCACCTTATCCCGTGATTCTGGCAGGCGATTTCAATTCTGTACCTAATTCTTATGAATATTATAACCTTGGAAAAGATCTTCAGGATGCCTTTCTGACCGTTGGAAATGGCATTTCCTCCAGTTTCCACGACTATAAAGTTCCTTTGAGAATTGATTATATTTTCAGTTCAAAATCCATTATTCCTTTAAGCTATAAAGTAGATCAGTCTGTAAAATTATCGGATCACTATCCTGTAATTGCAGAATTTCTGCTAAATTAG
- a CDS encoding endonuclease/exonuclease/phosphatase family protein, which produces MLAGLIFMNPVQRWVNFSSGKKDAADLKMVSFNVKAGTLGASGIEKYLNNANADIIMLQESGNKISVNGMEEAKGNGILKIFSKHKIIDSRELIKSDYDYNNAYASQTDIEIKGKIYRFVNFYLEPFKFEKGMIRLDGVKEEDEQKLKNIVKRLIPVFKKHQDQVNSIKEAIRNSPYPVILAGDLNSVPNSYEYYHLSDGLDDAFVKAGKGSATSFHDYKFPIRIDYIFTSKTIHPVTYQVDRSINLSDHYPVVGTFSLNN; this is translated from the coding sequence ATGCTGGCAGGACTTATCTTCATGAATCCTGTACAGAGATGGGTGAATTTCTCTTCCGGTAAAAAAGATGCTGCAGACCTGAAAATGGTTTCCTTTAATGTTAAAGCCGGAACATTAGGTGCCTCCGGTATTGAAAAATACCTGAATAATGCCAATGCAGATATCATTATGCTCCAGGAATCCGGAAACAAAATTTCGGTTAACGGAATGGAAGAAGCTAAAGGAAATGGGATATTAAAAATCTTTTCAAAACATAAAATTATAGACTCCCGAGAATTGATCAAGAGCGATTATGACTATAATAATGCATATGCTTCCCAAACAGATATTGAAATCAAAGGAAAAATTTACCGTTTTGTTAATTTTTATCTGGAACCTTTTAAATTTGAAAAGGGAATGATTAGGTTAGATGGCGTTAAGGAAGAAGATGAGCAAAAGCTGAAGAACATCGTTAAAAGACTGATTCCTGTTTTTAAAAAACACCAGGATCAGGTAAATAGCATTAAAGAAGCCATCAGAAACTCACCCTATCCTGTCATCCTTGCCGGAGACCTTAATTCTGTTCCCAATTCGTACGAATATTATCACCTTTCCGATGGATTGGATGATGCTTTCGTAAAAGCCGGAAAAGGCAGCGCCACAAGCTTTCATGACTATAAGTTTCCCATTAGGATCGATTATATTTTCACCTCAAAAACCATACATCCGGTGACGTATCAGGTAGACCGAAGTATAAATCTTTCAGATCATTATCCTGTGGTGGGAACATTTTCATTAAATAACTAA
- a CDS encoding rhomboid family intramembrane serine protease, giving the protein MFNNIPPITRSIIIINIIACIITNFFWYPYLYNMLSGFYPFSPNFKSWQIITHMFMHASFRETGGFMHILFNMLTLWSFGPILEQSLGEKKYLILYFVSGLGAFFLFNAWNFIEVQQVTNELQQLGFNVNAYLSGARVQYVGNAESIIQQKELLDNLSKIMTTPMVGASGAIFGVVAAFATLYPDSKIMMMFIPVPMKVKYLMPIVIVVSIYLGVSGNGGGIAHLAHVGGALVGWILARIWKKHLYRFN; this is encoded by the coding sequence ATGTTTAACAATATACCGCCAATTACAAGGAGTATTATCATTATAAATATTATTGCTTGTATAATAACCAATTTTTTTTGGTACCCTTATTTATACAACATGCTTTCAGGATTTTATCCTTTTTCTCCGAACTTTAAATCCTGGCAAATCATTACTCATATGTTTATGCATGCCTCTTTTAGAGAAACGGGGGGATTTATGCATATTTTATTCAATATGTTAACACTATGGAGTTTTGGGCCTATTTTGGAGCAATCACTTGGAGAAAAAAAATATTTGATCCTTTATTTTGTAAGCGGTTTAGGTGCATTTTTTTTGTTTAATGCCTGGAATTTCATTGAAGTTCAGCAAGTTACCAATGAATTGCAACAGCTGGGATTCAATGTTAATGCTTATCTATCTGGGGCAAGAGTACAGTATGTAGGGAATGCGGAATCTATAATCCAACAGAAAGAGCTTTTAGATAATTTAAGCAAAATTATGACAACCCCTATGGTTGGTGCTTCCGGAGCCATTTTCGGAGTGGTAGCAGCCTTTGCCACACTTTATCCTGATTCAAAGATTATGATGATGTTTATTCCTGTTCCTATGAAGGTAAAATACCTGATGCCTATTGTTATTGTAGTTTCCATATATCTGGGAGTTTCCGGAAACGGGGGAGGTATTGCCCACCTGGCGCACGTAGGAGGAGCTTTGGTTGGCTGGATTCTTGCAAGGATCTGGAAAAAACATCTTTATAGATTCAATTAA
- the mutL gene encoding DNA mismatch repair endonuclease MutL, whose translation MSDIIQLLPDHVANQIAAGEVVQRPASIVKELLENAIDAEASKIELIIRDAGKNLIQVVDDGKGMSETDARMAFERHATSKIKGTEDIFKISTKGFRGEALASIAAVSQVELRTKQNDAKIGTNIYIEGGVFQFQDPIQTADGSNFLVKNLFYNVPARRKFLKNNNVEFRHVIDEFQRVALAHENLEFSLFHDDEAVFRLRKGSQMQRIVDVFGRKLQPQLIPIKEDIIWCKLHGFVAKPEGAKKSRGEQFLFVNGRYFRSPYFNKAVQEAFEGLLLPGYVPTFFLYLEMDPEKIDVNIHPQKTEVKFEDEHLIFALLRSTIKRSLGIYNVSPSLDFDKDPEMDAMMNKPFPSKGNSNGGVIKMPEIIVDKDYNPFIEERNVRPEEIQNLTEMYHQNITAEPSKINLFEDEDFDEDLMRLPNGYWLFNKGDVTLMLDLGRMHRLIVSENNKTSKKNNINTNPNSHSLLFSLEYHMNEIEKNKYNSFKKFLPELGFDMKIAHESVLRIDALPEGLKETQAMKFLENLFEILEYKTEEEFMQFYLNQWSKMHSKSRFDFIYKKDAEQVIKDFTALGFPEFLPDGKRCFYEVPFNDIKNKF comes from the coding sequence ATGTCAGATATTATTCAGCTTTTACCGGATCATGTAGCTAACCAAATTGCGGCAGGAGAAGTGGTGCAGCGACCTGCGTCCATTGTGAAAGAACTTTTGGAGAATGCTATTGATGCGGAAGCTTCCAAGATCGAGTTGATTATCCGGGATGCAGGAAAAAACCTGATCCAGGTGGTAGACGACGGTAAGGGAATGTCTGAGACCGATGCCAGAATGGCATTTGAAAGACATGCTACGTCAAAGATCAAAGGAACGGAAGATATCTTTAAGATCTCAACAAAAGGCTTCAGAGGTGAGGCACTGGCTTCTATCGCTGCTGTTTCGCAGGTTGAACTGAGAACAAAGCAGAATGATGCGAAGATCGGAACCAATATCTACATTGAAGGCGGGGTATTTCAGTTTCAGGACCCTATACAGACTGCAGACGGATCCAATTTCCTGGTGAAGAATCTCTTTTATAATGTTCCGGCCAGAAGAAAATTCCTTAAAAATAATAATGTTGAATTCAGACATGTTATCGATGAATTTCAGCGTGTTGCTTTAGCGCATGAAAATCTGGAGTTTTCCCTGTTTCATGATGATGAAGCCGTTTTCAGACTGAGAAAAGGAAGCCAGATGCAGCGTATTGTAGATGTTTTCGGTCGTAAACTGCAGCCACAGCTGATTCCTATCAAAGAAGATATTATCTGGTGTAAACTTCACGGATTTGTTGCAAAACCTGAAGGTGCTAAAAAGTCAAGAGGAGAGCAGTTTCTTTTTGTTAACGGAAGATATTTCAGAAGTCCGTATTTCAATAAAGCGGTTCAGGAAGCCTTTGAAGGACTGCTTTTACCAGGGTATGTTCCAACTTTTTTCCTATATCTGGAAATGGATCCGGAAAAAATAGATGTCAATATTCATCCTCAGAAAACAGAGGTGAAATTTGAAGACGAGCATCTTATTTTTGCCCTTCTTCGTTCCACCATTAAAAGGTCTCTGGGAATTTACAACGTTTCTCCAAGTCTTGATTTTGATAAAGATCCGGAAATGGATGCGATGATGAATAAGCCTTTTCCAAGCAAGGGAAACAGCAACGGTGGCGTGATCAAGATGCCTGAAATTATAGTAGACAAAGACTACAACCCATTTATTGAAGAGAGAAATGTACGTCCGGAAGAGATTCAGAATCTTACGGAAATGTACCACCAGAATATTACGGCAGAACCATCCAAGATCAATTTATTTGAAGACGAAGATTTTGATGAAGATCTGATGAGGTTGCCCAACGGCTACTGGCTGTTCAATAAAGGAGATGTGACTCTGATGTTGGACCTTGGAAGAATGCACAGGCTGATTGTTTCAGAAAACAACAAAACATCAAAGAAGAATAACATCAATACCAATCCGAATAGTCATTCACTTCTCTTTTCTCTGGAGTATCATATGAACGAAATTGAGAAGAATAAATATAATTCTTTCAAAAAATTTCTTCCGGAACTCGGGTTTGACATGAAAATTGCTCATGAAAGCGTGCTGAGAATAGATGCACTTCCTGAAGGACTGAAAGAAACCCAGGCAATGAAATTCCTGGAGAACCTTTTTGAGATCCTGGAGTATAAAACTGAAGAAGAATTTATGCAGTTTTATCTCAATCAATGGAGCAAAATGCATTCGAAATCAAGGTTCGATTTTATTTATAAGAAAGATGCGGAACAGGTCATCAAAGATTTTACAGCGTTAGGCTTCCCGGAATTTTTACCGGATGGCAAAAGATGCTTTTATGAAGTTCCGTTTAATGATATTAAAAACAAATTTTAA
- a CDS encoding YoaK family protein: MLRNYSNSRTLGDNIRLGTLTAFTAGTINIASLLIFLSFTSNVTGHYAILAAEISKGNWTQVAVVGAWIFLFFFGSFLSNFIVINFNKKSKYFAHSMPIVLEIICLLFVGIYGQFYYQKTLEETEYLVALMLFATGLQNGLTASISNFSVKTTHLTGTTTDLGILLSMFTKKKYRKSGELIARAKLLTSIMAAYVLGAVFSGLTYYYLEFRVFYVISFCLLIVIGYDAYKIHIRHFNTKYRYSRIYKKPNVLAYLYDKIHGIPKRREKRTLVFDD; this comes from the coding sequence ATGCTAAGGAATTATAGTAACAGCCGAACGTTGGGAGACAATATCAGATTGGGGACGCTGACTGCATTTACTGCGGGGACTATAAACATTGCCTCTCTGTTAATTTTTCTCTCTTTTACATCCAACGTAACAGGACACTACGCCATATTGGCGGCAGAGATCAGTAAAGGAAACTGGACACAGGTAGCTGTGGTAGGAGCATGGATCTTCCTGTTCTTCTTCGGAAGCTTTCTGTCCAACTTCATCGTCATCAATTTCAATAAAAAGAGTAAGTATTTTGCTCATTCCATGCCGATTGTGCTGGAAATCATATGCTTATTGTTTGTAGGGATATACGGTCAGTTCTATTACCAGAAAACACTGGAAGAAACGGAATATCTGGTGGCACTGATGCTTTTTGCAACCGGACTTCAGAACGGGCTTACCGCAAGTATCTCTAACTTCTCGGTGAAAACGACCCACCTTACGGGTACCACCACCGACCTTGGAATTCTGCTTTCCATGTTTACAAAAAAGAAATATAGAAAAAGCGGTGAACTGATTGCAAGGGCAAAACTGCTGACGAGTATTATGGCAGCCTATGTTTTAGGAGCTGTATTCTCAGGACTTACCTATTATTATCTTGAATTCAGGGTGTTTTATGTGATCAGTTTCTGTCTTTTGATTGTCATCGGGTATGATGCTTATAAAATTCATATCAGGCACTTTAATACAAAATACCGCTACAGCAGGATTTATAAGAAACCTAATGTATTGGCTTATTTATACGACAAGATCCACGGTATTCCGAAAAGAAGAGAAAAAAGAACGCTTGTCTTTGATGATTAA